The following are from one region of the Klebsiella aerogenes genome:
- a CDS encoding LysR family transcriptional regulator: MNHTTLQIFKLVAETQSVTRAAKQLGRAQSNITTRIQQLEEELGAELFVRGNKKMLLSPAGQNFLSYARRILSLAEEAKQALHPARPGGSLSLGAMEACAASRLPAVLPMFHQRCPQVDLTLRTMPTRQLTEQVENATLDCALVCLPSGPDGSLQCPDALEYLPLFVEQLVLVTPSDEGDYRFAAFPAGCSYRQRGVDFLQQAGKRIDIADVGSYHGMIANLATGRYACLMPASVLSLLTLPVGSHTQIVAEAATQLIWRRGYVSSPLDALRQLLLETSQS, translated from the coding sequence ATGAACCACACCACATTACAGATCTTCAAGCTGGTGGCCGAAACCCAGAGCGTGACCCGGGCGGCGAAGCAGCTCGGACGCGCGCAATCCAATATCACAACCCGCATTCAGCAACTGGAAGAGGAACTGGGAGCCGAGCTGTTCGTTCGCGGTAACAAGAAGATGCTGCTCTCGCCCGCCGGGCAAAATTTTCTCAGCTACGCGCGGCGAATTTTGAGCCTTGCCGAAGAAGCCAAACAGGCGCTGCATCCGGCACGGCCCGGCGGAAGCTTATCGTTAGGCGCGATGGAAGCTTGCGCCGCCAGCCGCCTGCCCGCCGTGTTGCCGATGTTTCATCAGCGCTGCCCGCAGGTCGACCTGACATTACGTACCATGCCGACACGCCAGTTAACCGAGCAGGTCGAAAACGCGACCCTGGACTGCGCCCTGGTGTGCCTCCCGAGCGGCCCCGACGGCAGTCTTCAGTGCCCTGACGCGCTTGAGTACCTACCGCTGTTTGTCGAACAACTGGTCCTGGTGACGCCATCTGACGAAGGCGACTACCGTTTTGCCGCCTTCCCGGCCGGTTGCTCGTATCGCCAGCGCGGCGTTGATTTTCTCCAGCAGGCAGGAAAAAGAATCGACATTGCCGACGTGGGGTCTTACCACGGCATGATCGCCAACCTCGCCACCGGCCGCTACGCCTGTCTGATGCCAGCCAGTGTGTTATCACTGCTAACATTGCCCGTCGGCAGCCATACGCAAATCGTCGCCGAGGCCGCCACCCAGCTTATCTGGCGCCGGGGGTATGTTTCATCTCCTCTCGACGCCCTGCGCCAGCTTTTGCTTGAGACGTCTCAATCCTAG
- a CDS encoding nitronate monooxygenase — protein MNQRLLQRLNIRYPIIQAPMAGVSTPALAAAVSDAGGLGSLGLGASTVAQAQSLIEQTRQLTGRPFNVNVFCHTAARRDSEREAQWLARLAPVFSRYGGTPPSQLSEIYQTFHNHQPMLDMLLEQAPAVVSFHFGVPSTEVIRRFQQQGTVTMATATCMAEARLIVQAGIDVIVAQGYEAGGHRGIFDPHGDDRQMSTFTLVQALKRAVELPIIAAGGIMDGAGIASLMRLGAAGAQLGTAFLLCPEAATDSGYRQAITQNSDSVTHLTAAISGRPARCVKNSWSELVNASGEQGIPAYPVAYSAGKALAAAAKAQGDQGFGAHWAGQGVAMIREMPAAQLVNVLAEEGGFR, from the coding sequence ATGAATCAGCGTTTACTGCAGCGGCTTAATATTCGTTATCCGATTATTCAGGCGCCGATGGCCGGGGTGTCGACCCCAGCGCTGGCTGCGGCGGTGAGTGATGCCGGCGGCCTGGGCTCGCTGGGGCTCGGCGCTTCAACGGTCGCGCAGGCGCAATCGTTGATCGAACAGACCCGGCAGCTTACCGGGCGTCCGTTTAATGTCAATGTGTTCTGCCACACCGCGGCGCGCCGCGATAGTGAACGTGAAGCGCAGTGGCTGGCGCGACTGGCTCCGGTCTTTTCGCGCTACGGCGGCACGCCGCCGTCGCAACTTAGCGAAATTTATCAAACTTTCCACAATCATCAACCGATGCTCGATATGCTGCTTGAGCAGGCGCCGGCGGTGGTCAGTTTTCATTTCGGCGTGCCGTCGACAGAGGTCATTCGCCGCTTCCAGCAACAGGGGACGGTAACCATGGCGACCGCCACCTGTATGGCGGAAGCGCGGCTAATTGTGCAAGCAGGCATCGATGTCATCGTTGCACAAGGCTATGAAGCTGGCGGCCATCGCGGGATTTTTGATCCGCATGGCGACGATCGACAAATGAGCACCTTCACGTTGGTTCAGGCTCTGAAACGGGCCGTCGAACTGCCGATTATTGCTGCGGGTGGCATTATGGATGGCGCGGGGATTGCCAGCCTGATGCGGCTTGGTGCGGCGGGCGCACAGCTGGGAACGGCATTTTTATTATGCCCGGAAGCGGCCACCGATAGCGGTTACCGTCAGGCCATTACCCAAAATAGTGACAGTGTCACTCATCTAACAGCGGCAATCTCCGGGCGTCCGGCGCGTTGTGTAAAAAATAGCTGGAGCGAGCTGGTGAACGCCTCCGGGGAGCAGGGAATTCCGGCTTATCCCGTCGCTTACTCCGCCGGGAAAGCGCTGGCTGCTGCGGCGAAAGCGCAGGGCGATCAGGGTTTCGGCGCTCACTGGGCGGGACAAGGCGTGGCGATGATCCGCGAGATGCCAGCGGCGCAACTGGTTAACGTGTTGGCAGAAGAAGGCGGCTTCAGGTAG
- a CDS encoding ABC transporter permease, protein MSWEELWPLLWSGTLDTLYMVGLAALFTILLGLPVGVLLFVSRRNGLAPMPKLNALLGAIINFGRSLPFIVLLIALIPFTRLIIGTTLGSSAAVVPITIGAFPFFARLTENALDEVDYGRIEAILSMGGNLWHVIFKSLLPEALPALLAGITLTIVMLIGFSSMAGVIGGGGLGDLAIRYGYQRFNDQVMVGTVLILVAMVQGVQMVGDRLVRQLAHRR, encoded by the coding sequence ATGAGCTGGGAAGAGTTGTGGCCGCTGTTATGGAGCGGCACGCTGGACACCTTGTATATGGTGGGGCTGGCGGCATTATTCACTATTTTGCTCGGGTTGCCGGTCGGCGTATTGCTGTTCGTCTCCCGGCGTAACGGCCTGGCGCCGATGCCGAAGCTGAATGCGCTGCTGGGCGCCATTATAAACTTTGGCCGCTCGCTGCCCTTTATCGTCCTGCTGATCGCGTTAATCCCTTTTACGCGCCTGATTATCGGCACCACATTAGGTAGCAGCGCGGCGGTAGTGCCCATCACCATCGGCGCCTTTCCTTTCTTTGCGCGCCTGACCGAAAACGCGCTGGATGAAGTTGATTACGGGCGCATCGAGGCAATTCTGTCGATGGGTGGCAATCTGTGGCACGTGATTTTTAAATCGCTGTTGCCGGAAGCATTGCCCGCCTTACTGGCGGGAATCACTCTGACCATCGTGATGCTGATCGGCTTTTCGTCGATGGCGGGTGTCATTGGCGGCGGCGGTCTCGGCGATCTGGCGATTCGCTACGGCTATCAGCGTTTTAACGATCAGGTGATGGTCGGCACCGTGCTGATCCTGGTAGCAATGGTTCAGGGCGTACAGATGGTCGGCGATCGGCTGGTGCGTCAACTGGCCCATCGCCGCTAA
- a CDS encoding methionine ABC transporter ATP-binding protein, with amino-acid sequence MIEIIGLSKTYAGTGRPALNDVSLRIPKGAIYGILGRSGAGKSTLIRCLNLLERPSAGRIVVNGQDIAQLDKAGLRQYRLRTGMIFQHFNLLHARSVADNIAVPLEIAGIGKIARRERVEELLELVGLADKAEAFPSQLSGGQKQRVGIARALAAGPDVLLCDEATSALDPETTASVLALLADINQRLKLTIVLITHELEVVKTLCDHAALLEHGDVIESGKIADLLVTPWSRLRQSLLHNPQAEQAFLARHGFHGRPLCVVA; translated from the coding sequence ATGATTGAGATTATTGGGCTGAGCAAAACCTACGCCGGGACAGGCCGACCGGCGCTCAACGATGTATCGCTGCGGATCCCTAAAGGAGCGATTTACGGCATCCTCGGGCGCAGCGGCGCGGGAAAAAGCACGCTGATCCGCTGCCTCAATTTACTCGAACGGCCCTCCGCGGGCCGTATCGTGGTGAACGGTCAGGACATTGCACAGCTGGATAAAGCCGGTTTGCGTCAGTACCGGCTACGCACCGGAATGATATTCCAGCACTTCAACCTGCTGCATGCCCGAAGCGTTGCTGACAACATCGCCGTGCCGTTGGAAATCGCCGGTATCGGCAAAATCGCGCGCCGTGAGCGTGTAGAGGAACTGCTGGAACTGGTGGGACTGGCGGACAAAGCGGAGGCCTTTCCTTCCCAGCTTTCCGGTGGACAAAAGCAGCGCGTCGGCATCGCCCGCGCGCTGGCCGCCGGTCCGGATGTCTTGCTGTGCGATGAAGCGACCAGCGCGCTCGACCCGGAAACCACCGCCTCGGTACTGGCTTTGCTGGCAGATATCAATCAGCGGCTCAAGCTGACCATCGTCCTGATTACCCATGAGTTGGAGGTCGTCAAAACGCTGTGCGATCACGCGGCGCTACTGGAGCACGGCGATGTCATTGAGAGTGGAAAAATTGCCGACCTGCTGGTAACACCGTGGTCCAGATTACGCCAGTCATTGCTGCATAACCCGCAGGCGGAACAGGCGTTCCTCGCCCGCCACGGCTTTCATGGGAGGCCTTTATGCGTAGTCGCATGA
- a CDS encoding MetQ/NlpA family ABC transporter substrate-binding protein, translated as MKYAAFKLAGVALSLSLAWTSAQAAALRVAADPVPHAEILNYIKKIDPSLDIKVVELTSGVNANELLANGDVDANYFQHVPYLKDQEKALGKTFAVAATVHIEPLGIYSRKHKDFTSVPQNGTVAVPNNTTNLSRALFLLQSQGLIKLNAKFTDPATTLATPKDIVENPKHLNILEIESPQIPRSLDDVDLAVINGNYALEAGLIPAKDALGLESASNNPYANILVTTPQLANDPRITALAKELTSPQVAEFIRKTYHGSVIPVAPQS; from the coding sequence ATGAAATATGCCGCATTTAAACTGGCAGGGGTCGCCTTATCGCTTTCTCTGGCATGGACATCCGCGCAGGCCGCCGCGCTGCGGGTCGCCGCTGACCCGGTGCCGCACGCTGAGATCCTCAATTACATCAAAAAAATCGATCCCAGCCTTGATATTAAAGTGGTCGAACTCACCAGTGGCGTTAACGCCAACGAACTGCTGGCCAACGGCGACGTTGATGCTAACTATTTCCAGCACGTTCCCTATCTGAAAGATCAGGAAAAAGCGCTCGGCAAAACCTTTGCGGTGGCGGCCACCGTCCATATTGAGCCGCTGGGTATTTATTCCCGTAAACACAAAGATTTTACCTCCGTACCGCAGAACGGTACCGTCGCGGTGCCGAATAACACCACCAACCTCAGCCGCGCGCTGTTCCTGCTACAAAGCCAGGGACTGATAAAGCTCAATGCCAAATTTACCGATCCGGCGACCACGCTGGCGACGCCGAAAGATATTGTAGAAAACCCGAAACATCTCAACATCCTCGAAATTGAATCGCCACAGATCCCGCGTTCGTTAGACGACGTTGATCTGGCGGTGATTAACGGTAACTACGCGCTGGAAGCGGGTCTCATACCGGCAAAAGATGCCCTGGGGCTGGAAAGCGCGAGCAATAACCCTTACGCCAACATCCTGGTCACCACCCCGCAACTGGCAAACGATCCACGCATCACCGCGCTGGCGAAAGAACTGACCTCACCGCAGGTCGCCGAGTTCATTCGCAAGACCTATCACGGCTCGGTTATTCCGGTCGCGCCGCAGTCATGA
- a CDS encoding isopenicillin N synthase family oxygenase, whose amino-acid sequence MNATTLPIIDLARYANPAEKAGFLADLRHAARDIGFFYLINHGVDDGLQHEVQRQARRFFALEQEQKQQVAMIHSPHFRGYNRAASELTRGQPDWREQFDIGAERPALTLNNDAPRWQRLQGPNLWPVALPSLKPTLLSWQQAMTGVGITLLRAFAEALQLPANAFDALYGDQPNEHIKLIRYPGQRETQSAQGVGAHKDSGFLSFLLQDAQKGLQVEVAPDRWIDATPLAGSFVVNIGELLELATNGYLRATVHRVVSPPATQQRLSIAFFLGAQLDAVVPVYRLPAHLAREASGPDSDPQNPLLRDVGWNYLKGRLRSHPDVAERYYQDVYRERREQPIV is encoded by the coding sequence ATGAACGCAACGACTTTACCGATTATCGACCTGGCCCGTTACGCCAACCCCGCTGAAAAAGCGGGATTCCTTGCCGATCTCCGCCATGCCGCCCGCGACATTGGTTTTTTTTATCTGATTAACCACGGCGTCGATGACGGGCTGCAGCATGAAGTCCAGCGCCAGGCGCGGCGTTTTTTTGCACTTGAACAGGAGCAAAAGCAGCAGGTCGCGATGATCCATTCCCCGCACTTTCGCGGCTACAACCGCGCGGCCTCCGAGCTGACTCGCGGGCAGCCGGACTGGCGTGAACAGTTTGATATTGGCGCCGAACGTCCGGCATTAACCCTCAATAATGACGCCCCGCGCTGGCAGCGCCTGCAGGGCCCGAATCTCTGGCCTGTCGCGCTACCCTCATTAAAACCCACTTTGCTGAGCTGGCAACAGGCAATGACCGGCGTGGGGATCACCCTGCTACGCGCCTTTGCCGAAGCGCTACAGCTGCCAGCCAACGCCTTTGACGCGCTGTATGGCGATCAGCCGAATGAACATATCAAATTGATCCGCTACCCCGGCCAGCGCGAAACGCAAAGCGCCCAGGGCGTCGGCGCGCATAAAGACTCGGGTTTCTTAAGCTTCCTGCTTCAGGACGCTCAAAAAGGCCTGCAGGTGGAAGTTGCCCCGGATCGCTGGATTGACGCCACCCCGCTGGCGGGCAGCTTTGTGGTCAACATTGGCGAACTGCTGGAACTCGCCACTAACGGGTACCTGCGGGCCACGGTGCACCGCGTCGTCTCGCCGCCGGCAACGCAGCAACGCCTCTCGATTGCCTTCTTCCTCGGCGCCCAACTTGATGCCGTAGTGCCGGTTTATCGCCTGCCAGCCCATCTGGCGCGGGAAGCGTCTGGCCCGGATAGCGATCCGCAAAATCCGCTGCTGCGCGATGTTGGTTGGAATTACCTCAAAGGTCGACTGCGTTCCCACCCGGATGTCGCCGAACGTTACTACCAGGATGTGTATCGCGAACGTCGCGAACAACCGATTGTTTAA
- a CDS encoding VF530 family protein, whose amino-acid sequence MQPSKDPLHGVTLEALLTDLVARYGWDELAKHIKINCFKSDPSIKSSLKFLRRTPWARKEVETFYLDSLEGLIDKPSAPADAGPWANWRKK is encoded by the coding sequence ATGCAGCCTTCAAAAGATCCGCTTCACGGCGTGACGCTCGAAGCGTTACTCACCGACCTGGTCGCCAGGTACGGCTGGGATGAACTGGCCAAACATATCAAAATTAACTGCTTCAAAAGCGACCCGAGTATCAAGTCCAGCCTGAAGTTTCTGCGCCGGACGCCGTGGGCGCGCAAAGAGGTTGAAACCTTTTATCTTGATTCGCTGGAAGGCCTGATCGACAAACCCTCTGCGCCCGCCGATGCCGGTCCGTGGGCCAACTGGCGCAAGAAGTAG
- a CDS encoding AraC family transcriptional regulator: MSQQTLDLTSELLQGMRLSGVKYRRIETSRPFGVAFSSVPGKAQFHFVSRGPLLLQMSNGKAFALESGDAVFIPNSGAHALLSDANASRVNVMELDSQPVCATVSCIKNEGCVNTQDNAVVFSACMDFELGGMQPLVRAMPEVMLVSSLLKTRPEIQPLLAAMERESLTRQVGYAGILARLADVVAALIVRAWVECGCGNATGWVQVLRDPKLSRAIYAMHQQPGVNWKVEDLARESGLSRSVFAERFLSATGTTPARYLTELRMRLAVQYISHEGEALEKVAFRLGYNSLAAFSRAFKRITGKAPGALRNAARETAMT; the protein is encoded by the coding sequence ATGAGCCAGCAAACGTTAGATCTCACCAGCGAACTCTTGCAGGGGATGCGACTGTCGGGCGTGAAATACCGCCGCATTGAAACCTCCCGCCCCTTTGGCGTGGCGTTCAGCTCGGTTCCCGGCAAAGCCCAGTTTCATTTTGTGAGCCGCGGGCCGCTGCTGCTGCAGATGAGCAACGGTAAAGCATTCGCCCTGGAAAGCGGTGACGCGGTGTTCATTCCCAATAGCGGCGCGCATGCCCTGCTATCTGATGCCAACGCCTCACGGGTGAACGTAATGGAGCTCGACAGCCAACCGGTCTGTGCGACCGTTTCCTGCATCAAAAATGAAGGCTGCGTCAATACGCAGGACAATGCGGTAGTCTTCAGTGCCTGCATGGATTTTGAATTAGGCGGGATGCAGCCGCTGGTCAGGGCCATGCCGGAAGTGATGCTGGTCAGTAGCCTGCTCAAAACCCGGCCGGAAATTCAGCCGCTGCTGGCGGCCATGGAGCGCGAATCACTGACCCGCCAGGTCGGCTATGCCGGTATTCTGGCGCGTCTGGCCGATGTGGTCGCGGCGTTGATCGTCCGCGCCTGGGTGGAGTGCGGCTGCGGTAACGCCACCGGATGGGTGCAGGTGCTGCGCGACCCGAAGCTGTCGCGGGCGATTTACGCGATGCACCAACAACCCGGCGTTAACTGGAAGGTCGAAGATTTGGCTCGCGAATCCGGACTTTCGCGCTCGGTATTTGCCGAACGCTTTCTCAGCGCTACCGGCACCACGCCAGCCCGCTATCTGACGGAGCTGCGCATGCGTCTGGCGGTGCAATACATCAGCCATGAAGGCGAAGCGCTGGAAAAAGTCGCCTTCCGTCTGGGCTACAATTCGCTGGCCGCCTTTAGCCGCGCCTTCAAACGAATCACCGGCAAAGCGCCGGGCGCGCTGCGTAACGCGGCTCGCGAAACCGCAATGACCTGA
- a CDS encoding MFS transporter: protein MSSCIVAEESALNVRPAWRAVYALALGVFGLIVAEFLPASLLTPMASSLGVSEGMAGQAVTATALIALVTGLLITTATRNIDRRWVLMFFSVLQIISSLMVAFAGSLEFLLLGRLLLGIAIGGFWAMSTATAMRLVPTAMVPKALAIIFSAVSIATVVAAPLGSYFGALIGWRNVFIICAVPSLVALLWQLWVLPSMRPDSAGSLSTLFKVLRRPGMVGGLLASILIFGGHFAFFTYLRPFLETVALASVEGVSLILLGFGIANFIGTSIAGHLLARSLRMTLALVPLAMSLLALMMVLFGHIALLDGLLVALWGFAFGLVPVGWSTWLATTAPDEAESAGGLLVAAIQLAISAGAAGGGAVFDISGASGVFTGSGLLLLSAMLIVFIGVRVTPTTSAE, encoded by the coding sequence ATGAGTTCCTGCATTGTCGCGGAAGAAAGCGCGCTTAACGTCCGCCCGGCATGGCGTGCCGTGTATGCGCTGGCGTTGGGGGTATTCGGCCTGATTGTCGCTGAGTTTTTACCGGCCAGTTTGCTGACCCCGATGGCGTCAAGCCTTGGGGTCAGCGAAGGAATGGCCGGACAGGCGGTGACTGCCACGGCGCTTATCGCCCTGGTGACCGGGTTATTAATCACTACCGCCACCCGCAATATCGACAGACGCTGGGTGCTGATGTTTTTCTCGGTGTTGCAAATCATCTCCAGCCTGATGGTGGCCTTTGCCGGTTCGTTGGAGTTTCTGCTGTTAGGACGGCTGTTGCTGGGGATCGCCATTGGCGGGTTCTGGGCGATGTCAACGGCCACCGCCATGCGTCTGGTTCCGACGGCGATGGTGCCGAAGGCGCTGGCAATTATCTTCTCGGCAGTGTCGATCGCCACCGTCGTGGCGGCGCCGTTGGGCAGTTATTTTGGCGCGTTGATTGGCTGGCGTAACGTCTTTATTATCTGCGCCGTACCGAGCCTGGTGGCGCTACTGTGGCAGCTGTGGGTTCTGCCGTCGATGCGCCCGGATAGCGCGGGCAGCTTGAGTACGCTGTTTAAGGTGTTGCGTCGTCCGGGGATGGTCGGCGGACTGCTGGCATCGATTTTAATTTTTGGCGGTCATTTCGCCTTCTTTACGTACCTGCGACCGTTTCTGGAAACCGTGGCGCTGGCGAGCGTAGAAGGGGTGTCATTGATTCTGCTGGGATTCGGTATTGCCAACTTTATCGGCACTTCGATTGCCGGACATCTGCTGGCGCGTAGCCTGCGCATGACGCTGGCGCTGGTTCCGCTGGCCATGAGCCTGCTGGCGCTGATGATGGTGCTGTTTGGCCATATCGCGCTTCTGGACGGTCTGTTGGTGGCGCTGTGGGGATTTGCTTTTGGTCTGGTCCCGGTTGGCTGGTCAACCTGGCTTGCCACCACGGCGCCGGATGAGGCCGAGAGCGCCGGGGGATTATTGGTTGCGGCGATCCAGTTGGCAATAAGCGCCGGTGCCGCAGGCGGCGGGGCGGTATTTGATATCAGCGGCGCCAGCGGCGTATTTACCGGCAGCGGACTGTTATTATTAAGCGCGATGCTGATTGTTTTTATCGGCGTGCGGGTGACGCCAACAACCAGTGCTGAATAA
- a CDS encoding VOC family protein → MNVSSSDNWLIDHTSISVRDIYRSVEFYQALLAPLRITILMRIDRHFAVTDDTATDLGGVAFGIDYPVFWIDVFHRPDGYQHIAFRATDREQVIRSYQAGLAAGGSDNGGPGDRGGPDGPVGYPPGYYAAFLLDPDENNIEVLCRES, encoded by the coding sequence ATGAATGTATCATCCAGCGATAACTGGCTTATCGATCACACCAGTATCAGCGTGCGCGATATTTACCGCAGCGTTGAATTCTATCAGGCGCTGCTGGCGCCGCTGCGAATAACAATCTTAATGCGTATCGACCGTCATTTTGCCGTGACGGATGACACCGCGACCGATTTGGGCGGTGTGGCTTTTGGCATCGATTACCCGGTTTTTTGGATTGACGTTTTTCATCGTCCTGACGGATATCAGCATATTGCCTTCCGCGCTACCGACCGTGAGCAGGTGATTCGCAGCTATCAGGCCGGACTGGCGGCCGGGGGAAGCGATAACGGTGGGCCGGGCGATCGCGGCGGCCCGGATGGGCCGGTTGGCTATCCGCCGGGGTATTACGCGGCTTTTTTACTCGACCCGGATGAGAATAATATTGAGGTGCTGTGCCGGGAGTCCTGA
- a CDS encoding PLP-dependent aspartate aminotransferase family protein gives MKNLDTLSVHSGTVNDQHGAVMPPIYATSTFAQPAPGQHSGYEYSRSGNPTRHALETAIAELESGSRGFAFASGLATISTVLELLDKDSHLVAVDDVYGGTYRLIENVRRRSAGLQVSWVKPDDLAAIEAAIRPDTRMIWVETPTNPLLKLADLAAIAGIARRHRIISVADNTFASPVIHRPIELGFDIVVHSATKYLNGHSDVVAGLAVVGDNPALADKLGYLQNAIGGVLDPFSSFLTLRGIRTLALRMARHSSNALLLAEWLEQQPQVEKVWFPWLASHPHHDLARQQMALPGGMISVVVKGDDGYAERIIKKLRLFTLAESLGGVESLVSQPFSMTHASIPLAQRLANGITPQLIRLSVGIEDPQDLIADWRHALRD, from the coding sequence ATGAAAAACTTAGACACCCTCAGCGTCCATAGCGGCACGGTAAACGATCAACACGGCGCGGTGATGCCGCCGATTTATGCCACCTCCACCTTTGCCCAGCCCGCGCCCGGCCAGCATAGCGGTTACGAATATTCCCGCAGCGGCAACCCGACCCGCCATGCGCTGGAGACAGCGATCGCCGAACTGGAAAGCGGCAGCCGCGGCTTTGCTTTCGCCTCCGGCTTGGCGACCATCTCCACGGTACTGGAACTGCTGGATAAAGATAGCCATCTGGTGGCTGTCGATGATGTCTACGGCGGGACTTATCGACTGATTGAAAACGTACGCCGACGCAGCGCCGGGCTACAGGTGAGTTGGGTGAAGCCGGACGATCTGGCCGCTATCGAAGCGGCGATCCGCCCGGATACGCGGATGATTTGGGTGGAAACGCCGACCAATCCGCTGTTGAAGCTGGCGGATCTGGCGGCTATTGCCGGGATTGCCCGTCGGCATCGCATTATCAGCGTTGCCGATAATACCTTCGCCTCGCCGGTCATCCATCGCCCCATCGAGCTGGGCTTTGATATTGTGGTGCATTCCGCCACGAAGTATCTCAACGGTCATTCAGATGTCGTCGCGGGCTTAGCGGTGGTTGGCGATAACCCTGCGCTTGCCGATAAGCTGGGTTATTTGCAAAACGCCATCGGCGGCGTGCTTGACCCGTTCAGCAGTTTCCTGACCCTACGCGGCATCCGCACCCTGGCGCTACGTATGGCGCGCCATAGCAGCAACGCCTTGCTGTTGGCGGAATGGCTGGAACAGCAACCGCAGGTAGAGAAAGTCTGGTTCCCGTGGCTCGCCAGCCATCCGCACCATGATTTAGCGCGCCAACAAATGGCGCTGCCTGGCGGCATGATATCGGTTGTGGTGAAAGGCGATGATGGCTACGCGGAGCGGATTATCAAAAAACTGCGGCTATTTACGCTGGCGGAAAGCCTTGGCGGCGTGGAGAGTCTGGTCAGCCAGCCCTTCAGCATGACCCACGCTTCTATTCCACTGGCGCAGCGGCTGGCGAACGGTATCACGCCGCAGCTGATCCGTCTTTCTGTCGGCATTGAAGACCCGCAGGATCTGATCGCCGACTGGCGACACGCGTTGCGTGATTAG
- a CDS encoding cystathionine beta-synthase, which translates to MVMSLFHSVSDLIGHTPLLQLHKLETGPCSLFLKLENQNPGGSIKDRVALSMINQAERQGKLRPGGTIIEATAGNTGLGLALIAAQKGYRLILVVPDKMSREKIFHLRALGATVQLTRSDVNKGHPAYYQDYARRLADETPGAFYIDQFNNEANPLAHATTTAPELYEQLDGDIDAIVVGVGSGGTLGGLQAWFAQHSPKTEFILADLTGSILADQVETGRYGETGSWLVEGIGEDFIPPLAHLENVHNAWRVSDREAFATARELLQVEGILAGSSTGTLLNAALRYCRAQTSAKRVVTFACDSGNKYLSKMFNDDWMRQQGLLTRPTRGDLSDFIALRHDEGATVTAAPDDTLAAILARMRLYDISQLPVLENGRVVGIVDEWDLISHVRGDSQRFSLPVREAMTRNVETLDKHAPESALKDIFDRGRVVMVTDNDQFLGLITRSDVLTTWRNRLEA; encoded by the coding sequence ATGGTTATGTCACTCTTTCATTCTGTAAGCGACCTGATTGGTCACACCCCGCTGTTGCAGCTGCATAAACTGGAGACCGGTCCGTGCAGTCTGTTCTTAAAACTAGAAAACCAAAACCCGGGCGGTTCGATTAAAGATCGCGTGGCGTTGTCGATGATTAACCAGGCCGAACGCCAGGGAAAACTGCGTCCCGGCGGTACCATCATTGAAGCGACGGCGGGCAACACCGGACTAGGTCTGGCGCTCATCGCCGCGCAGAAAGGCTATCGATTAATTCTGGTCGTACCGGACAAAATGAGCCGCGAGAAAATCTTCCATCTGCGCGCGCTCGGCGCCACGGTGCAATTAACCCGCTCGGACGTCAACAAAGGTCATCCCGCCTATTATCAGGACTACGCTCGCCGCCTGGCCGATGAAACGCCGGGGGCGTTTTACATCGATCAGTTTAATAACGAAGCCAATCCGCTGGCGCATGCCACCACGACCGCGCCGGAGCTGTACGAACAACTTGATGGCGACATCGACGCTATCGTGGTCGGCGTCGGTTCCGGCGGCACACTGGGCGGACTACAGGCATGGTTCGCGCAACATTCGCCGAAGACCGAATTTATTCTCGCCGATCTGACGGGGTCAATTCTGGCCGACCAGGTTGAAACCGGACGGTACGGCGAAACCGGCTCATGGCTGGTGGAAGGGATCGGCGAAGACTTTATTCCGCCGCTGGCCCATCTGGAAAACGTCCACAACGCCTGGCGAGTGAGCGACCGTGAGGCCTTCGCCACCGCTCGCGAACTGTTGCAGGTCGAAGGTATTCTTGCCGGATCGTCGACCGGCACCCTGCTCAACGCCGCGCTGCGCTACTGCCGGGCGCAAACGTCCGCCAAACGGGTGGTTACCTTCGCCTGCGATAGCGGCAACAAATACCTGTCAAAAATGTTCAACGACGACTGGATGCGTCAGCAAGGGCTGCTGACCCGCCCGACGCGCGGCGATCTTAGCGACTTTATCGCCCTACGCCATGACGAAGGCGCAACCGTCACCGCCGCGCCGGATGACACGCTAGCGGCCATTCTCGCGCGCATGCGCCTGTACGATATCTCTCAGTTACCGGTGTTGGAAAACGGCCGCGTGGTCGGCATCGTCGATGAATGGGATCTGATAAGCCACGTACGGGGCGATAGCCAGCGTTTCTCTCTGCCGGTCAGGGAAGCAATGACCCGCAACGTGGAAACGCTGGATAAACATGCGCCGGAAAGCGCGCTAAAAGACATTTTCGATCGCGGGCGGGTGGTGATGGTCACGGATAACGATCAATTTCTCGGCCTGATTACCCGCAGTGATGTCCTGACAACCTGGCGCAACCGACTTGAAGCATAA